The segment CATTCGCAAGTACGACGTCTCGCGAGCTTTCTCAAAAGTTGCCCTGATCTTCAGCGTATTGTTCGTGCTTTATATCGGGTTGATGTTTGTCAACAATCTGACTCTGGGTGTTCAACCCGAAAAATGGAGCGGTTATTTCGCCAACCCGGGTGGGACACTGCTGAACATGTCGGACCCGACGATTATACCCCGATACCTGCACTTCGTGACCGCGTCAGTGGCGGTAGGAGGATTGTTTATAGCTCTCATCTGGTACCTTCGCAGGCGCAAGGGTGTACCTGGTTCCGGTGATAAAATCCGTACCGGACTGATGATCTTCGGCGGTGCAACCGCAGTTCAGATCGTGGTCGGGATCTGGTTTCTGATGGCGTTGCCACGTGATATCATGCTTTCGTTTATGGGACAAAATATGTTCGCAACGATCGTTTTGATGCTGGGAATTCTGGCCGCTATTGGCGCACTGATTTTCGCCTTTACCGGCAGGTTGATACCTGCCCTCGCACACTTGATCCTGACAATCGTCTTCATGGTTATCACACGCCAGAACCTGCGCAGTTTTTATCTCGAGGATGTTATGCGGCTGGATCAGCTTCCGCTCTCCCCGCAGTATGGCATGCTGATTCTGTTTTTGATTGTTTTCGTGATCGGACTGGGGGTTGTGGCCTGGCTTATCAAAACCGCAACAAGGATCGAGCTGAAAGGGGGTCAGTCATGAATTATCCTGTCTGGGACCTGACCAGCCTGACCGGCGGTACATTGATCGCGCTGATCGCAATTATCCATGTCTATATCGCCCATTTCGCCGTCGGCGGTGGTCTGTTTCTATGGTTGACCGATTTAAAGGCGGAACGTGAAAAAGACACTCGCCTGCTCAGATATGTCGATAACCATACCTGGTTCTTTCTCCTGGTGACGATGGTTCTGGGTGGTGTTACCGGCGTCGGTATCTGGTTCATAATTGCCCTGGTGAATCCTGCCGCGACTTCGGTATTGATCCATAATTTCGTCTTTGGATGGGCGATCGAATGGGTCTTTTTCTTCTGTGAAATCGCCGCCCTGTTGATATATCATTACAAATTCAACGACCTCAAAGTCGAGAAACGCCAGAAAGTAGCTTTCCTGTATTTCCTGTTCGCCTGGCTGAGCCTGTTTGTCATCAATGGTATTCTATCCTTTATGCTGACACCGGGAAAATGGCTCGAGACCGGAAATTTCTGGCACGGTTTTCTAAATCCGACCTTCTTCCCATCGCTGATATTCCGTACAGCTTTCGCGGCCATGATCGCCGGCCTGTTCGGCTTCGTGACCGCGGTTTTCCAGGCTGATGGAGAATTTCGGGCGAAATTGATGAGGTATTGCTCTAAGTGGTTGATCGCCCCGGTTCTGGTCTTTATCCCGTCGGCGATCTGGTATTACTATGCTCTGCCGGAAAATATCCAGCTAAACGCTTTCGG is part of the Candidatus Zixiibacteriota bacterium genome and harbors:
- a CDS encoding cytochrome C, whose amino-acid sequence is MNYPVWDLTSLTGGTLIALIAIIHVYIAHFAVGGGLFLWLTDLKAEREKDTRLLRYVDNHTWFFLLVTMVLGGVTGVGIWFIIALVNPAATSVLIHNFVFGWAIEWVFFFCEIAALLIYHYKFNDLKVEKRQKVAFLYFLFAWLSLFVINGILSFMLTPGKWLETGNFWHGFLNPTFFPSLIFRTAFAAMIAGLFGFVTAVFQADGEFRAKLMRYCSKWLIAPVLVFIPSAIWYYYALPENIQLNAFGINTEIPFYLSIFIISSIAVFLLGLFLVFKSSHLLQKVVTLLLVVIGLAWIGGF